In one Brachyspira hampsonii genomic region, the following are encoded:
- a CDS encoding lysophospholipid acyltransferase family protein — translation MAYKSPKVVMLEYIPLRILMEIIAFTPYIIVILFAKVVGSLMYYLAPGVRKTALINLKQAFPNKSFHERKIIAKRSMKSMIMTFAEFIKSSRMSDEQILKRIKIEGQDKFDEAMNKKKRGIVAITGHIGNWEYIAFYFAIKGYNPGVIFRPLDNPKLDAYMRSWREKRGMKCISRWGDLREIFHVLNNNSPVAFLCDQNYLDGVFVDFFGYPAATAVGPVAIAMKTGSPMAILYSLPDRYGHHKIIVYDIMYIEQKETKEETIKHNVQRYTKKLEEIISKHPENWLWVHPRWNTRPNGEPEIFYKNNNYK, via the coding sequence TATATTCCGCTTCGTATACTAATGGAAATAATAGCATTTACACCGTACATTATAGTAATATTATTCGCTAAGGTTGTAGGCAGTTTAATGTACTATCTTGCACCAGGTGTTAGAAAAACTGCTTTAATTAATTTAAAACAGGCATTTCCAAATAAAAGTTTTCATGAAAGAAAAATAATTGCAAAACGTTCTATGAAATCTATGATAATGACTTTTGCCGAATTCATTAAATCATCAAGAATGTCAGATGAACAAATATTAAAAAGAATAAAAATAGAAGGTCAGGATAAATTTGATGAAGCTATGAATAAGAAAAAAAGAGGTATTGTAGCTATCACAGGACATATAGGAAATTGGGAATATATAGCTTTTTATTTTGCTATCAAAGGATATAATCCCGGAGTCATATTCCGTCCTCTTGATAATCCTAAATTAGATGCTTATATGCGTTCTTGGAGAGAGAAAAGAGGTATGAAATGCATATCAAGATGGGGAGATTTGAGAGAAATATTTCATGTATTAAATAATAATTCTCCTGTTGCTTTTTTATGCGATCAAAATTATTTGGACGGTGTTTTTGTAGACTTCTTTGGATACCCTGCTGCCACAGCAGTTGGTCCTGTTGCTATAGCTATGAAAACAGGTTCTCCAATGGCTATACTTTATAGTTTGCCTGACAGATATGGTCATCATAAAATAATAGTTTATGACATAATGTACATAGAACAAAAAGAAACTAAAGAAGAAACTATAAAGCATAATGTTCAAAGATACACAAAAAAATTGGAGGAAATAATTTCAAAACACCCTGAAAATTGGCTTTGGGTTCACCCAAGATGGAATACAAGACCTAATGGAGAGCCTGAAATTTTTTATAAAAATAATAATTATAAATAG